The sequence TCCCGGTCGGGTGGCCGGAGATTTTCCCGATTTCCCTTGCAATACGCGTCTCTGCGGCGAGTCGTTCGGTCAGGTTCTCGAGACGGCGGTACGCTGAATGCCCGGATGAGATTTCGGATATATACACTTGTTTGTAGAGACGCCTTGAAAGCACGTCGGAGAGAAGTCTGAACGGTCTGAAACCGGTCGTATCGGCCATGGTAAAAAAGGTTTGGTCATTCAAACCGTACAGATCGTCTGCGGTAATAATGCGGTCGTTGAGTCCCATAAGCACCGCTTTTTTAATCATGGAAGTGGCGATTCGAACGGTTTTATGCCAGTAGACGGTTTTGTACATGATATATTTCGCAAAAAGAATACTTTCGACCGAGGTCAGCCCGCGTCCGGTAATCGCGATTCCTTTTTGCGGAACAGGGTGGATATCACTCAAAATATGATCGACGTCCTGCTGGCCGTAGGGGATCCCGCAATAATAGGCGTCCCTGTTGAGGTAATCGAGTTTGTCCGGATCGAGCACCCCGGAAAGAAGATTGCGGTAAAAGGTGACATCACCGTCTCCCCCGTATTCGAGTTCCCTGTCGATAATCGCGGCGACAAGAAGCGGGTCCGTATGGAGTGTACGCGAGATTTTTTTGGAAAGTCCGCTTTCGAGAATAATATCCGCCGTAAGCGATTCGTGTGTTTTTACTTCGAGGTCTTTCAGGGAATGCGCGAACGGGTAGTGGCCGAGATCGTGGAGGAGTGCCGCACAGAGAAAAGCCCTCACTCCTTCCGGGCTCAGGGTAAACGAGGGTTTCCGCTTTACCAGCTGACGGATCATCCGGTAGGCAATGTGGAAAACACCGAGACTGTGACTGAACCTCGTGTGGGTCGCGCCCGGATAAACAAGGTAGGTGGGACCGAGTTGTTTGATCCGATTGAGGTTTTGAAAGGCCTCATGTGCGATGATATCCATCAACGCCGGCGAGAGATAGATATGCTTCCAGACGGGGTCCCGGATCGGAAGCGTGTATTCGTCTTCCAGGTTTTTTGCGATAGCGTCCATGTCACCCAGGAGAACCTACTCCTTTCCCTGCCGTCTCCGTCACTGCCCTTAGTCTTTCGATACGATCTTGTTCAGGGAATATTCGATAATACCGTCGGCACCTGCCGCGATCAGTTTCGGTATTATCTCCCTTACGACGGTTTCATGAACGACCGATTCGACGGAAAACCAGTCCGAATTGTAGAGGGACGCGACGGTCGGGGCATTGAGGCTGGGAAGAATACCCACAACCTCGTCGATTTTGAATTTAGGAACATTCATCTTGATGCCCACCATATTTTCCGCCTGGAGGGCCCCCCTCAACAGCATAGCGATCTGATTTATTTTTTTGCGTTTCCAGGAATCTTTCATGCTTTCGTGATTTGCGACCAGCTTGGTGTTGGTCTCGAGGAGGGTATGAATGATTTTAAGGCCGTGGGCGCGAATCGTGCTTCCCGTTTCAGTCACCTCGACGATCGCATCGACGAGTCCTTCAACCACTTTCGCTTCCGTCGCGCCCCAGGAAAACTCGACCGTGACCGGGATATTTCTTTCCCTGAAATAACCTTTTGTAAAATTGACGAGTTCGGTTGAAATCGTCTTCCCCGCGCAATCCTCGATCCGATCGATATCTGTCGACTCCGGCACGGCAAGCACCCAACGGGCCTTGTTGGTCGATACTTTCGAGTAAACGAGGTCGGTGATAATCTCGACGTCGGAATT comes from Spirochaetales bacterium and encodes:
- a CDS encoding HD domain-containing protein, with translation MDAIAKNLEDEYTLPIRDPVWKHIYLSPALMDIIAHEAFQNLNRIKQLGPTYLVYPGATHTRFSHSLGVFHIAYRMIRQLVKRKPSFTLSPEGVRAFLCAALLHDLGHYPFAHSLKDLEVKTHESLTADIILESGLSKKISRTLHTDPLLVAAIIDRELEYGGDGDVTFYRNLLSGVLDPDKLDYLNRDAYYCGIPYGQQDVDHILSDIHPVPQKGIAITGRGLTSVESILFAKYIMYKTVYWHKTVRIATSMIKKAVLMGLNDRIITADDLYGLNDQTFFTMADTTGFRPFRLLSDVLSRRLYKQVYISEISSGHSAYRRLENLTERLAAETRIAREIGKISGHPTGTEDIVIDIPEHITFEIDVPLLHNNGDGNITFRESGSVFSDTVVGTIAGTLRFVTVSVARREEILESIHKIDIAALLAG
- a CDS encoding ATP phosphoribosyltransferase, encoding MSNFLKIGIPKGSLQESTIELFMHAGWKITCSSRNYFPSIDDKEIKCALVRAQEMARYVETGVLDIGLTGLDWILENNSDVEIITDLVYSKVSTNKARWVLAVPESTDIDRIEDCAGKTISTELVNFTKGYFRERNIPVTVEFSWGATEAKVVEGLVDAIVEVTETGSTIRAHGLKIIHTLLETNTKLVANHESMKDSWKRKKINQIAMLLRGALQAENMVGIKMNVPKFKIDEVVGILPSLNAPTVASLYNSDWFSVESVVHETVVREIIPKLIAAGADGIIEYSLNKIVSKD